In the Paenibacillus sp. FSL H7-0357 genome, one interval contains:
- a CDS encoding zinc dependent phospholipase C family protein: MPNIWMHLEYGQVLAEQFADQFPFLGGLKERPELYQLGCQGPDLLLYHSFLPWKKDTGALRLGDLMHSVHCGPVLLELWQKIRSLPPPDLAETQQYFLGFLTHHLLDRNLHPYINWKAGYKHRNHQRFEIVLDTVFMQRLKQIDTWRIAAWKKIHVGSRLPHTVHTLLHETAAAWYPETKGLPDEIWQEAYLDMVLAHKCLYDPKGWKKSLLRGKARHHFYQPLSPRDEQLDYLNEKHAEWRHSALYSEVRTESVWELWEQALAEGRSVLQALADWLNSKVPAEAARALEQFKRVLGNRSYDTGKDCSSNLKNQFAEPIWDSGISS; this comes from the coding sequence ATGCCTAATATTTGGATGCATTTAGAGTATGGGCAGGTGCTGGCGGAACAATTTGCGGATCAGTTTCCTTTTCTGGGCGGGCTGAAGGAGCGGCCTGAATTGTACCAGCTTGGCTGCCAAGGACCTGATTTACTTCTATACCACAGCTTTCTGCCGTGGAAAAAAGATACCGGTGCCCTCCGGCTGGGCGACCTTATGCACTCTGTACACTGCGGTCCGGTGCTGCTGGAGCTCTGGCAAAAAATCCGCAGCCTCCCTCCTCCTGACCTTGCAGAAACACAGCAATACTTCCTTGGATTTCTGACGCATCATCTGCTGGACCGCAATCTTCATCCCTACATTAACTGGAAAGCGGGCTACAAGCACCGCAACCATCAGCGGTTTGAGATCGTCCTCGATACCGTGTTTATGCAACGGCTGAAGCAAATCGATACCTGGCGGATTGCAGCTTGGAAAAAAATTCACGTCGGCTCGCGGCTCCCCCATACCGTTCACACTCTCCTTCATGAAACCGCAGCGGCCTGGTATCCCGAAACAAAGGGCCTCCCGGATGAGATCTGGCAGGAGGCGTACCTGGATATGGTTCTGGCCCATAAATGCTTATATGATCCCAAAGGCTGGAAGAAGTCGCTGCTAAGGGGAAAAGCGCGCCACCATTTCTACCAGCCGCTTTCCCCAAGAGACGAGCAGTTGGATTATTTAAACGAAAAGCATGCCGAATGGCGGCATTCCGCGCTGTACTCCGAGGTCCGGACGGAAAGTGTCTGGGAGCTCTGGGAACAGGCGCTGGCGGAAGGGCGGAGTGTACTGCAGGCCTTGGCCGATTGGCTGAACAGCAAGGTGCCCGCAGAAGCAGCCCGCGCGCTGGAACAGTTCAAGCGGGTTCTCGGCAACCGGTCTTATGATACCGGCAAGGATTGCAGCAGCAATCTCAAGAATCAGTTCGCCGAACCGATCTGGGACTCCGGTATTAGCTCGTAA